A window from Heliangelus exortis chromosome 17, bHelExo1.hap1, whole genome shotgun sequence encodes these proteins:
- the KCTD5 gene encoding BTB/POZ domain-containing protein KCTD5 isoform X4, translating into MAAENHCGFPVVSVGGLGLGGPGGPCRRCSSAPPPGAVPGKWVRLNVGGTCFLTTRQTLCRDPKSFLFRLCQADPDLDSDKDETGAYLIDRDPTYFGPVLNYLRHGKLVINKDLAEEGVLEEAEFYNITSLIKLVKDKIRERDSKISQVPVKHVYRVLQCQEEELTQMVSTMSDGWKFEQLVSIGSSYNYGNEDQAEFLCVVSKELHNTPYGTTSEPSEKAKILQERGSRM; encoded by the exons ATGGCGGCGGAGAATCACTGTGGTTTCCCGGTTGTCTCCGTCGGCGGCCTCGGCCTTGGAGGCCCGGGCGGGCCCTGCCGCCGGTGCAGCTCCGCGCCGCCGCCCGGCGCCGTGCCTGGCAAGTGGGTCCGGCTCAACGTGGGGGGCACCTGCTTCCTGACCACTCGGCAGACGCTCTGCAGAGACCCCAAGTCCTTCCTCTTCCGCCTCTGCCAGGCCGACCCCGACCTGGACTCGGACAAG GATGAAACAGGTGCCTATTTAATAGACAGAGACCCGACCTACTTTGGGCCAGTGCTGAACTATCTCAGACATGGGAAACTGGTGATTAACAAGGACCTAGCTGAGGAAG GTGTACTGGAAGAGGCTGAATTCTACAATATCACATCACTAATAAAACTGGTAAAGGACAAAATAAGAGAAAGAGACAGCAAAATCTCACAG GTGCCAGTCAAACATGTGTACAGAGTGCTGCAGTGCCAGGAAGAAGAACTCACTCAAATGGTTTCCACAATGTCTGATGGCTGGAAATTTGAACAG CTGGTCAGTATTGGTTCTTCCTATAACTATGGCAATGAGGATCAGGCTGAATTTCTGTGTGTTGTCTCAAAGGAATTGCATAACACTCCCTATGGCACAACCAGTGAACCCAGTGAAAAAGCAAAG ATTTTGCAAGAACGAGGTTCCAGGATGTGA
- the KCTD5 gene encoding BTB/POZ domain-containing protein KCTD5 isoform X2 — protein MAAENHCGFPVVSVGGLGLGGPGGPCRRCSSAPPPGAVPGKWVRLNVGGTCFLTTRQTLCRDPKSFLFRLCQADPDLDSDKDETGAYLIDRDPTYFGPVLNYLRHGKLVINKDLAEEGVLEEAEFYNITSLIKLVKDKIRERDSKISQVPVKHVYRVLQCQEEELTQMVSTMSDGWKFEQLVSIGSQYSCGRAQQSEYLLIVSREVKGEERCFQKCCSELVSIGSSYNYGNEDQAEFLCVVSKELHNTPYGTTSEPSEKAKILQERGSRM, from the exons ATGGCGGCGGAGAATCACTGTGGTTTCCCGGTTGTCTCCGTCGGCGGCCTCGGCCTTGGAGGCCCGGGCGGGCCCTGCCGCCGGTGCAGCTCCGCGCCGCCGCCCGGCGCCGTGCCTGGCAAGTGGGTCCGGCTCAACGTGGGGGGCACCTGCTTCCTGACCACTCGGCAGACGCTCTGCAGAGACCCCAAGTCCTTCCTCTTCCGCCTCTGCCAGGCCGACCCCGACCTGGACTCGGACAAG GATGAAACAGGTGCCTATTTAATAGACAGAGACCCGACCTACTTTGGGCCAGTGCTGAACTATCTCAGACATGGGAAACTGGTGATTAACAAGGACCTAGCTGAGGAAG GTGTACTGGAAGAGGCTGAATTCTACAATATCACATCACTAATAAAACTGGTAAAGGACAAAATAAGAGAAAGAGACAGCAAAATCTCACAG GTGCCAGTCAAACATGTGTACAGAGTGCTGCAGTGCCAGGAAGAAGAACTCACTCAAATGGTTTCCACAATGTCTGATGGCTGGAAATTTGAACAG CTTGTCAGTATAGGTTCCCAGTACAGCTGTGGCCGGGCCCAGCAGTCAGAGTATCTGCTGATAGTGTCACGGGAAgtgaaaggggaagagagatgCTTCCAGAAATGCTGCAGTGAG CTGGTCAGTATTGGTTCTTCCTATAACTATGGCAATGAGGATCAGGCTGAATTTCTGTGTGTTGTCTCAAAGGAATTGCATAACACTCCCTATGGCACAACCAGTGAACCCAGTGAAAAAGCAAAG ATTTTGCAAGAACGAGGTTCCAGGATGTGA
- the KCTD5 gene encoding BTB/POZ domain-containing protein KCTD5 isoform X3, which yields MAAENHCGFPVVSVGGLGLGGPGGPCRRCSSAPPPGAVPGKWVRLNVGGTCFLTTRQTLCRDPKSFLFRLCQADPDLDSDKDETGAYLIDRDPTYFGPVLNYLRHGKLVINKDLAEEGVLEEAEFYNITSLIKLVKDKIRERDSKISQVPVKHVYRVLQCQEEELTQMVSTMSDGWKFEQLVSIGSSYNYGNEDQAEFLCVVSKELHNTPYGTTSEPSEKAKSEDEETDYDMNDSD from the exons ATGGCGGCGGAGAATCACTGTGGTTTCCCGGTTGTCTCCGTCGGCGGCCTCGGCCTTGGAGGCCCGGGCGGGCCCTGCCGCCGGTGCAGCTCCGCGCCGCCGCCCGGCGCCGTGCCTGGCAAGTGGGTCCGGCTCAACGTGGGGGGCACCTGCTTCCTGACCACTCGGCAGACGCTCTGCAGAGACCCCAAGTCCTTCCTCTTCCGCCTCTGCCAGGCCGACCCCGACCTGGACTCGGACAAG GATGAAACAGGTGCCTATTTAATAGACAGAGACCCGACCTACTTTGGGCCAGTGCTGAACTATCTCAGACATGGGAAACTGGTGATTAACAAGGACCTAGCTGAGGAAG GTGTACTGGAAGAGGCTGAATTCTACAATATCACATCACTAATAAAACTGGTAAAGGACAAAATAAGAGAAAGAGACAGCAAAATCTCACAG GTGCCAGTCAAACATGTGTACAGAGTGCTGCAGTGCCAGGAAGAAGAACTCACTCAAATGGTTTCCACAATGTCTGATGGCTGGAAATTTGAACAG CTGGTCAGTATTGGTTCTTCCTATAACTATGGCAATGAGGATCAGGCTGAATTTCTGTGTGTTGTCTCAAAGGAATTGCATAACACTCCCTATGGCACAACCAGTGAACCCAGTGAAAAAGCAAAG AGTGAGGATGAAGAAACGGATTACGATATGAATGACTCAGATTAA
- the KCTD5 gene encoding BTB/POZ domain-containing protein KCTD5 isoform X1 — protein MAAENHCGFPVVSVGGLGLGGPGGPCRRCSSAPPPGAVPGKWVRLNVGGTCFLTTRQTLCRDPKSFLFRLCQADPDLDSDKDETGAYLIDRDPTYFGPVLNYLRHGKLVINKDLAEEGVLEEAEFYNITSLIKLVKDKIRERDSKISQVPVKHVYRVLQCQEEELTQMVSTMSDGWKFEQLVSIGSQYSCGRAQQSEYLLIVSREVKGEERCFQKCCSELVSIGSSYNYGNEDQAEFLCVVSKELHNTPYGTTSEPSEKAKSEDEETDYDMNDSD, from the exons ATGGCGGCGGAGAATCACTGTGGTTTCCCGGTTGTCTCCGTCGGCGGCCTCGGCCTTGGAGGCCCGGGCGGGCCCTGCCGCCGGTGCAGCTCCGCGCCGCCGCCCGGCGCCGTGCCTGGCAAGTGGGTCCGGCTCAACGTGGGGGGCACCTGCTTCCTGACCACTCGGCAGACGCTCTGCAGAGACCCCAAGTCCTTCCTCTTCCGCCTCTGCCAGGCCGACCCCGACCTGGACTCGGACAAG GATGAAACAGGTGCCTATTTAATAGACAGAGACCCGACCTACTTTGGGCCAGTGCTGAACTATCTCAGACATGGGAAACTGGTGATTAACAAGGACCTAGCTGAGGAAG GTGTACTGGAAGAGGCTGAATTCTACAATATCACATCACTAATAAAACTGGTAAAGGACAAAATAAGAGAAAGAGACAGCAAAATCTCACAG GTGCCAGTCAAACATGTGTACAGAGTGCTGCAGTGCCAGGAAGAAGAACTCACTCAAATGGTTTCCACAATGTCTGATGGCTGGAAATTTGAACAG CTTGTCAGTATAGGTTCCCAGTACAGCTGTGGCCGGGCCCAGCAGTCAGAGTATCTGCTGATAGTGTCACGGGAAgtgaaaggggaagagagatgCTTCCAGAAATGCTGCAGTGAG CTGGTCAGTATTGGTTCTTCCTATAACTATGGCAATGAGGATCAGGCTGAATTTCTGTGTGTTGTCTCAAAGGAATTGCATAACACTCCCTATGGCACAACCAGTGAACCCAGTGAAAAAGCAAAG AGTGAGGATGAAGAAACGGATTACGATATGAATGACTCAGATTAA